The proteins below are encoded in one region of Pacificitalea manganoxidans:
- a CDS encoding MarR family winged helix-turn-helix transcriptional regulator, with amino-acid sequence MSTSSDPLAVALFSEIFTADQLARNRLSRALPRGMELSHFSVLNHLARLSEERTPAQLARSFHLTRGAMSNTLAKLEWAGHVHVRPDWDDARRKFVSISPAGRSARDAAIAAITPIITEVVNDIGPARVRAALPVLRELRERLGAT; translated from the coding sequence ATGAGCACCAGCAGCGATCCTCTGGCCGTTGCGCTATTCAGCGAAATCTTTACCGCCGATCAGCTCGCGCGGAACCGGCTGTCGCGCGCTTTGCCGCGCGGGATGGAGCTGAGCCATTTTTCGGTGCTCAATCATCTGGCCCGGCTGAGCGAGGAGCGCACCCCCGCGCAACTGGCCCGCAGTTTCCACCTGACCCGCGGCGCGATGAGCAACACGCTGGCCAAGCTGGAATGGGCAGGCCATGTCCATGTGCGCCCCGATTGGGACGATGCACGGCGGAAATTCGTGTCGATCAGCCCTGCGGGCCGGTCGGCGCGCGATGCGGCCATCGCCGCGATCACGCCGATCATCACCGAGGTGGTGAACGATATCGGTCCCGCCCGTGTACGCGCGGCCCTGCCGGTGCTGCGGGAATTGCGGGAAAGGCTTGGCGCGACCTGA
- the grxC gene encoding glutaredoxin 3, which translates to MQTVEIYTSPLCGYCHAAKRLLSEKGVDFTEIDVLAQPDRRSEMMDRANGRHTVPQIFVGKTHVGGCDELHALERAGKLDPLLNADAG; encoded by the coding sequence ATGCAAACCGTCGAAATCTACACCTCGCCGCTGTGCGGCTACTGCCACGCCGCCAAGCGTCTGCTGAGTGAAAAAGGCGTCGATTTCACCGAAATCGACGTGCTGGCCCAACCTGACCGCCGGTCGGAAATGATGGACCGCGCCAATGGCCGCCATACCGTCCCGCAGATCTTCGTGGGCAAGACCCATGTCGGCGGCTGTGACGAACTTCACGCGCTGGAGCGGGCGGGCAAGCTGGACCCCCTGCTCAACGCGGATGCCGGGTAA
- a CDS encoding methyltransferase domain-containing protein: MTDTPPLLTDRAALEAHRARAARGGVADFLWRAVSDEIDERLLEVNRGFNSVAVVSPQPDMWRDLRAAGPHPQARFVADADVLDLPQQGHDLVLHLMALHWANDPVGQMVQARRALRPDGLFMAALLGGDTLTELRQCLAEAEVAETGGLSPRVAPMAEIRDMGGLLQRAGFALPVADSLPLTVSYRDAFHLMQDLRAMGETNALASRHRAMVPRAVFARAAALYSQRFGEADGRIRASFELIFLAGWAPDESQQQPLRPGSAKSRLADALKVPETGLDDTPRGN, from the coding sequence ATGACCGACACACCGCCCCTGCTGACCGACCGCGCCGCTTTGGAGGCGCACCGCGCCCGTGCCGCCCGTGGGGGCGTCGCCGATTTTCTGTGGCGTGCGGTGTCGGATGAGATCGATGAAAGACTGCTGGAGGTTAACAGGGGGTTTAACTCCGTCGCGGTGGTGTCCCCGCAGCCAGATATGTGGCGCGATCTGCGCGCCGCAGGCCCGCACCCGCAGGCGCGCTTCGTTGCGGATGCCGACGTGTTGGACCTGCCGCAGCAGGGCCACGATCTGGTATTGCACCTGATGGCACTGCACTGGGCCAATGACCCGGTCGGGCAGATGGTGCAGGCGCGCCGGGCGCTGCGGCCTGACGGGCTGTTCATGGCGGCGCTGCTGGGCGGCGATACGCTGACGGAGTTGCGCCAGTGCTTGGCCGAGGCCGAAGTTGCGGAAACCGGCGGCCTGTCCCCTCGTGTCGCTCCGATGGCGGAGATCCGTGATATGGGCGGCTTGTTGCAGCGCGCAGGCTTTGCGCTGCCGGTGGCCGATAGCCTGCCGCTCACCGTCAGTTACCGCGATGCGTTTCACCTGATGCAGGATCTGCGCGCAATGGGGGAAACGAACGCGCTGGCCAGCCGCCACCGGGCGATGGTGCCGCGTGCAGTCTTTGCCCGTGCCGCGGCGCTATACTCCCAGCGATTCGGCGAGGCTGATGGCCGCATTCGCGCCAGTTTCGAGCTGATCTTCTTGGCGGGGTGGGCCCCCGACGAAAGCCAGCAGCAACCGCTGCGGCCCGGCTCGGCCAAAAGTCGGCTGGCCGATGCGCTGAAGGTGCCGGAAACCGGGCTGGATGATACGCCGCGCGGCAATTGA
- the hemH gene encoding ferrochelatase — MHQTDIGPLPADHPPVRKPKIGVLVANLGTPDGTDYWSMRRYLNEFLSDKRVIDYPAWKWQPILQGIVLTKRPFASGAAYKTIWNEELDESPLMTITRQQTDALRAALTARFGDRVEVDFCMRYGNPSTPSKVAELQAKGCDRILFFPLYPQYAGATTATANDKFFDALKTLKWQPASRTVPPYFDRTDYIDALAQSVERAYGAMEQTPDILVCSYHGVPKRYLLEGDPYHCQCQKTTRLLKERLGWADDWITTTFQSKFGPEEWLQPYTVEEVARLAERGKKRIAVIAPAFSADCIETLEEINEEIRESFEHAGGESFTYIPCLNDDAAHIEALTNVIVENLGGWV, encoded by the coding sequence ATGCACCAGACCGATATCGGCCCCCTTCCGGCAGACCACCCCCCGGTCCGCAAACCGAAAATCGGCGTGCTGGTGGCAAATCTCGGCACGCCTGACGGCACCGACTACTGGTCGATGCGGCGCTACCTGAATGAATTTCTGTCCGACAAGCGGGTGATCGATTACCCGGCGTGGAAATGGCAGCCGATCCTGCAGGGGATCGTGCTGACCAAGCGGCCCTTTGCCTCCGGCGCGGCGTATAAGACGATCTGGAACGAGGAGCTGGACGAAAGCCCGCTCATGACGATCACTCGCCAGCAGACGGATGCCCTGCGCGCCGCGCTGACCGCGCGGTTCGGGGACCGGGTCGAGGTCGATTTCTGCATGCGCTATGGCAATCCGTCTACCCCGTCGAAAGTGGCGGAGCTTCAGGCCAAGGGCTGCGACCGGATCCTGTTCTTCCCGCTTTATCCGCAATATGCGGGGGCGACGACGGCGACCGCCAATGACAAGTTCTTTGACGCGCTCAAAACCCTGAAATGGCAGCCTGCCTCGCGCACCGTGCCGCCCTATTTCGACCGCACCGACTATATCGATGCCTTGGCACAATCGGTGGAGCGGGCCTATGGCGCGATGGAGCAGACCCCCGATATTCTCGTCTGTTCCTATCACGGCGTGCCAAAGCGTTATTTGTTGGAGGGCGACCCCTACCATTGCCAGTGTCAGAAAACGACGCGGCTGCTGAAGGAGCGTCTGGGCTGGGCGGATGACTGGATCACCACGACGTTCCAGTCGAAGTTCGGCCCTGAGGAATGGTTGCAGCCCTATACGGTAGAGGAAGTCGCCCGACTGGCGGAGCGCGGCAAGAAACGGATCGCGGTAATCGCGCCAGCCTTCTCCGCCGACTGCATCGAAACGCTGGAAGAAATCAACGAGGAGATCCGCGAGAGCTTCGAGCATGCAGGAGGTGAAAGCTTCACCTACATTCCCTGTCTTAACGACGACGCGGCGCATATCGAGGCGCTGACCAACGTGATCGTCGAAAACCTCGGCGGCTGGGTCTGA
- a CDS encoding DUF6173 family protein, producing the protein MTDTPNGPASNPRASDLDIATTAEAHEADAMPRAHAIHADPDARPTAEQQALPARMAEPAQKKSPAQWAYERLILYIKNFEEQLDDSQEIAMGFTGGQMGVLKIEGMGYFDPDIVTFYGSEPGGARTQLIQHVSQLNVMLRALPKPGEAEKPRRIGFRLARELQDDDTPHADTVEPAQTGDTA; encoded by the coding sequence ATGACCGACACCCCCAACGGCCCCGCCTCAAACCCGCGCGCCAGCGATCTCGATATCGCCACCACCGCCGAGGCGCATGAAGCGGATGCCATGCCGCGCGCCCATGCAATCCACGCTGATCCCGACGCCCGCCCCACGGCCGAGCAACAAGCCCTGCCCGCGCGGATGGCCGAGCCCGCGCAGAAGAAAAGCCCCGCGCAATGGGCCTATGAGCGGCTGATCCTCTATATCAAGAATTTCGAGGAACAGCTCGACGACAGTCAGGAGATCGCGATGGGCTTCACCGGCGGTCAGATGGGTGTGCTGAAAATCGAGGGCATGGGCTATTTCGACCCGGACATCGTGACCTTCTACGGGTCGGAGCCGGGCGGGGCGCGCACGCAATTGATCCAGCATGTGTCGCAGCTCAACGTCATGCTGCGCGCCTTGCCGAAACCGGGCGAGGCCGAGAAACCCCGGCGCATCGGCTTCCGCCTTGCGCGGGAGTTGCAAGATGACGACACCCCCCATGCGGACACCGTGGAACCGGCGCAGACGGGCGACACTGCGTGA
- a CDS encoding ComF family protein: protein MGLHAILQVVFPHRCVGCGHTVAEPSGFCGPCWREAEFITGAACTGCGAPLPGEETDPAALRCDDCLTRPRPWHAGVAALVYAGTGRRFVLGLKHGDRIDLAPVAGRWLARVAGPLIRPDTVIAPVPLHRLRLLRRRYNQSALLARALAVQTGATLCPDLLERPRATPALEGADRDTRFARLDGAIRVTPRHAKHIAGRRVLIVDDVMTSGATLEAAALACHAAGSGEVSIAVLARALPGSGTGRAKATGKQPPIAHRTSGPPADARRGLAPVVPAP from the coding sequence ATGGGACTGCACGCGATACTTCAGGTGGTGTTTCCCCATCGCTGCGTCGGCTGCGGGCATACCGTCGCGGAGCCGAGCGGCTTTTGCGGGCCATGTTGGCGGGAGGCCGAATTCATCACCGGCGCCGCCTGCACTGGCTGCGGTGCGCCCCTGCCGGGGGAGGAAACCGATCCCGCCGCCCTGCGCTGCGATGACTGCCTGACCCGTCCCCGCCCGTGGCACGCGGGTGTGGCGGCGCTGGTCTATGCGGGAACCGGGCGGCGCTTCGTTCTGGGGTTGAAGCATGGCGACCGCATCGATCTGGCCCCGGTGGCGGGGCGATGGCTGGCACGGGTGGCCGGGCCTTTGATCCGCCCCGATACGGTGATCGCGCCCGTGCCGCTGCACCGGTTGCGACTGCTCCGGCGGCGTTACAATCAATCCGCGCTTCTGGCGCGGGCGCTGGCCGTTCAAACCGGGGCCACGCTGTGCCCTGATCTGCTCGAGCGTCCCCGAGCGACCCCGGCATTGGAGGGCGCGGATCGCGACACCCGTTTCGCACGGCTTGACGGCGCGATCCGTGTCACGCCTCGCCATGCCAAACATATCGCGGGGCGTCGGGTGCTGATCGTTGACGATGTCATGACCTCTGGCGCAACGCTCGAAGCGGCGGCCCTTGCCTGTCACGCGGCGGGCAGCGGCGAGGTCAGCATTGCGGTCCTTGCCCGCGCCCTTCCCGGCAGCGGCACTGGACGCGCGAAGGCCACCGGCAAACAGCCCCCGATCGCGCACCGCACCTCCGGCCCGCCTGCTGACGCCCGCCGGGGGCTGGCGCCCGTGGTCCCGGCACCCTAG
- a CDS encoding L,D-transpeptidase: MARSHQWRPGRRHFLTTSAAAACSAFLAAPAVRAQEVTRNMSSFRAVDWRPHFSSLRNGAVLVDTTSRALHFWSEDKRTYRLYPTSVPMTEDLTRRGRTSIVRKVVGPSWSPTPSMKKRNPEWPDYVPPGPDNPLGTHALYLGWTYYRIHGTHDTRKIGRRSSNGCIGLYNENIAELFALTRPGTQVLLI, encoded by the coding sequence ATGGCCCGTTCCCACCAATGGCGCCCGGGTCGGCGCCACTTTCTGACCACTTCCGCCGCTGCCGCATGTTCTGCGTTTCTTGCCGCCCCCGCCGTGCGGGCGCAGGAGGTCACGCGCAATATGTCGAGCTTCCGTGCCGTCGACTGGCGGCCGCATTTCTCGTCTCTGCGCAATGGCGCGGTGCTGGTGGACACCACATCCCGCGCGCTGCATTTCTGGAGCGAGGATAAACGCACCTATCGGCTCTATCCGACCTCGGTGCCGATGACGGAGGATCTGACCCGACGCGGGCGCACCTCCATCGTGCGGAAGGTCGTGGGGCCCAGCTGGTCGCCCACCCCGAGCATGAAAAAGCGCAATCCCGAATGGCCCGACTATGTGCCCCCCGGTCCGGACAACCCGCTGGGCACCCATGCGCTCTATCTCGGCTGGACCTATTACCGCATCCACGGCACCCATGACACGCGCAAGATCGGGCGCAGGTCATCGAACGGATGCATCGGACTTTATAACGAAAACATCGCCGAACTCTTCGCCCTGACACGGCCCGGAACGCAGGTGTTGCTTATTTGA
- a CDS encoding carbon-nitrogen hydrolase family protein, giving the protein MRTALLQLTCGDDPATNLAVTQAMLADAVADGAGFVLTPEVTNCVSASRAHQKDVLHLEADDPTLAGLRDSAAAAGVWLLIGSLALKTDDADGRFANRSFLIDPQGGIAAWYDKINMFDVTVSETETYRESDGYRPGDRAVMAETPFGRVGLTICYDLRFPQLYRSLARAGAEILTVPSAFSPVTGAAHWEPLLRARAIEAGAWVLAPAQTGTHPTTRGKQRATHGHSLVVSPWGEVIADAGTAPGVTMVDIDRAAVDKSRTRIPSILSDMPFTPPQ; this is encoded by the coding sequence ATGCGCACCGCCCTGCTGCAGCTGACCTGCGGTGACGATCCAGCGACGAACCTTGCGGTGACGCAGGCCATGCTGGCCGATGCCGTCGCGGATGGTGCGGGGTTCGTCCTGACGCCCGAAGTCACTAACTGCGTGTCGGCCAGCAGAGCACATCAGAAGGACGTTCTGCATCTCGAAGCCGACGACCCCACGCTGGCCGGGCTGCGCGACAGCGCGGCGGCGGCGGGGGTCTGGCTGCTGATCGGATCGCTGGCGCTGAAAACCGACGATGCGGACGGTCGCTTTGCCAACCGATCATTCCTGATCGATCCACAGGGCGGCATCGCGGCATGGTATGACAAGATCAACATGTTCGATGTCACGGTGTCCGAAACCGAAACCTACCGCGAATCGGACGGCTACCGCCCCGGGGACCGCGCCGTGATGGCCGAGACGCCTTTTGGCAGGGTGGGGCTGACCATCTGCTACGACCTTCGGTTTCCGCAGCTTTACCGCAGCTTGGCGCGCGCAGGCGCAGAGATCCTGACCGTGCCCTCGGCGTTTTCCCCTGTCACCGGCGCCGCCCACTGGGAGCCGCTGCTGCGCGCCCGCGCCATTGAAGCCGGCGCGTGGGTGCTGGCCCCGGCCCAGACCGGAACCCACCCCACCACGCGCGGCAAGCAGCGCGCGACCCACGGCCACAGCCTTGTCGTGTCGCCATGGGGCGAGGTCATCGCCGATGCCGGCACCGCGCCGGGGGTGACGATGGTTGATATCGACCGCGCCGCAGTGGATAAATCCCGCACCCGGATACCCTCGATCCTGAGCGACATGCCCTTCACGCCGCCCCAATGA
- a CDS encoding AzlD domain-containing protein — protein MIDFFGSGAYDGPRVWAVIVALGIGTFLVRFSFLGIVGDRQLPAWVLRHLRYTAVAVIPALVAPLVFFPAQTGGQTDPIRLIAAAATLLTGWRTKNMLLSIICGMGTLYLLRAVFGTG, from the coding sequence ATGATCGATTTCTTCGGATCAGGGGCCTATGACGGCCCGCGCGTCTGGGCGGTGATCGTGGCGCTGGGCATCGGCACGTTTCTGGTGCGGTTCAGCTTCCTCGGCATTGTCGGCGACCGGCAACTGCCCGCATGGGTGCTGCGGCATCTGCGCTATACGGCCGTGGCCGTGATCCCCGCGCTGGTCGCGCCGCTAGTGTTTTTTCCTGCCCAAACCGGCGGTCAGACCGATCCGATCCGGCTCATCGCGGCGGCGGCGACCCTGCTGACCGGGTGGCGCACCAAGAATATGCTGCTGTCGATCATCTGCGGCATGGGCACGCTGTATCTGCTGCGCGCGGTATTCGGCACTGGGTAA
- a CDS encoding L-threonylcarbamoyladenylate synthase, which translates to MSHIPASATPPAGQETLHLADDDVGLARAAELLRAGRLVAFPTETVYGLGGNGRDGAAVAGIYAAKGRPSFNPLILHVPSLDAAQEIGVIEGAALDLAQAFWPGPLTLVVRLRASAGVASLVTAGLDTVALRVPDLALARALLEQVGAPVAAPSANPSGRVSPTRAAHVLDGLSGRIAAVLDGGPTQVGVESTIIGASDGQARLLRPGGLPEEAIVAALGRPLAGPLPVPGDRPVAPGQLSSHYAPAAPVRLGVTMPAPGERLLGFGPVAGAALNLSEAGDLAQAAANLFDHMRRLDAEGTAPIAVSPIPNHGLGRAINDRLRRAAAPRD; encoded by the coding sequence ATGTCCCATATCCCCGCATCCGCGACGCCCCCCGCCGGGCAAGAGACCCTTCACCTTGCCGATGATGACGTCGGGCTGGCCCGGGCGGCGGAATTGCTGCGCGCCGGGCGGCTCGTCGCCTTCCCGACCGAGACGGTCTATGGGCTGGGCGGCAATGGGCGCGACGGGGCGGCGGTGGCCGGGATCTATGCGGCAAAGGGCCGGCCCAGCTTCAACCCGTTGATCCTGCATGTGCCGTCGCTGGACGCGGCGCAGGAGATCGGTGTGATCGAGGGCGCGGCGCTGGATCTGGCGCAGGCTTTCTGGCCCGGTCCGCTGACGCTGGTGGTGCGGTTGCGGGCCTCCGCCGGGGTCGCGTCGCTGGTGACCGCCGGGCTCGATACCGTGGCGCTGCGGGTGCCGGATCTGGCGCTGGCGCGCGCGCTGCTGGAGCAGGTCGGCGCGCCGGTTGCCGCGCCTTCCGCCAATCCTTCGGGCCGGGTCAGCCCGACGCGTGCGGCGCATGTTCTGGACGGGCTATCGGGGCGCATCGCCGCCGTTCTGGACGGCGGACCGACACAGGTCGGGGTGGAGAGCACCATCATTGGCGCAAGCGACGGGCAGGCGCGCCTGCTGCGGCCCGGCGGCCTGCCGGAAGAAGCAATCGTCGCCGCACTTGGCCGCCCTTTGGCGGGCCCGCTGCCCGTCCCCGGGGACCGGCCTGTCGCGCCGGGGCAGCTTTCGTCGCATTACGCGCCTGCGGCCCCAGTGCGGTTGGGCGTGACAATGCCCGCGCCGGGCGAGCGGCTTTTGGGTTTTGGACCGGTGGCGGGCGCTGCGCTGAACCTGTCGGAGGCGGGCGATCTGGCCCAAGCGGCCGCGAACCTGTTCGATCACATGCGGCGGCTGGATGCCGAGGGCACGGCGCCCATCGCGGTGTCGCCGATCCCCAATCACGGGCTGGGTCGCGCCATCAACGACCGTTTGCGCCGGGCCGCCGCGCCCCGCGACTAA
- the dalA gene encoding divisome-associated lipoprotein DalA: MLRRLLLLVAFGLTLAACAPAPSSYDTQGGTQVYRISAREAGEIPIRMLDSVNSLRQASGAAPLQLNSQLNAAAATHSRDMSVQNRPWHFGSDGSSPLDRARRAGYSGKFLGENISETYETELETLAAWMQEPATREVILNREARELGISWFQEASGKIWWTLVTGAPQAQTSFIAEQGFAAPSAPEQITVSSF, translated from the coding sequence ATGCTACGACGTCTTTTGCTGCTGGTCGCGTTCGGTCTGACACTTGCGGCTTGTGCTCCGGCACCATCCAGCTACGACACGCAGGGCGGCACGCAGGTCTATCGCATTTCCGCACGCGAGGCGGGCGAAATCCCGATCCGGATGCTCGATTCCGTGAACAGTCTGCGTCAGGCTTCCGGTGCTGCGCCGCTGCAGTTGAATTCGCAATTGAACGCAGCCGCCGCCACCCACAGCCGGGACATGTCGGTCCAGAACCGTCCGTGGCACTTCGGCTCCGACGGATCTTCGCCGCTCGACCGGGCCCGCCGCGCGGGCTATTCGGGCAAGTTCCTCGGCGAGAACATCTCCGAGACTTATGAGACCGAGCTGGAAACCCTTGCCGCGTGGATGCAGGAGCCTGCTACGCGTGAGGTGATCCTGAACCGCGAAGCGCGCGAACTGGGTATTTCGTGGTTCCAAGAGGCCAGCGGCAAGATCTGGTGGACGTTGGTGACCGGTGCCCCGCAGGCGCAGACCAGCTTCATCGCCGAACAGGGCTTTGCCGCCCCCTCGGCGCCCGAGCAGATCACGGTCAGCAGCTTCTGA
- a CDS encoding acyl-CoA dehydrogenase, with amino-acid sequence MSYRANVNEFRFLLDHVVGFDRVAATERFDEATPDTCAAILDEAARLATGVLAPVNRAGDLHPARLENGVTRTSPGFAEAYRAIAEGGWIGISATSEHGGMDLPLSLATCVNDMMAAACLSLSLNPLMSQGQIEALEHHASDALKELYLPKLISGEWCGTMNLTEPQAGSDVGALTTRAVPAEDGTYRITGQKIYITWGDNDFAENIVHLVLARLPDAPQGTKGISLFIVPKYLPDADGTPGAANSLRVVSLEHKLGLHGSPTAVMEYDGATGWLVGAEHGGMAAMFTMMNNARLGVGVQGVAIADAATQRALVYAQERRQGRAGGTGTIIEHADVRRMLAQMKAETFAARAIALSTAVAIDMANATGSADWSARAALLTPIAKAHGTDIGNEMAQLGIQVHGGMGFIEETGAAQLARDVRVTSIYEGTNGIQAMDLVGRKMMDGGEAALRLLDEVETRAEAARTALPDLAGPVWQAAETLRESIESLATQEPAARMGVAVPFLRAFARVIGADAHLSAAMAERTEAGGDTGPGPRRTLAAFYIRRLLPEHAALLAQVAEGQDGIAALSPEVLAG; translated from the coding sequence GTGAGCTACCGCGCCAATGTCAACGAGTTCAGGTTCTTGCTGGATCATGTCGTGGGATTCGACCGGGTCGCGGCGACCGAGCGTTTCGACGAGGCGACGCCCGACACCTGCGCCGCCATTCTGGACGAAGCCGCGCGGCTTGCGACCGGCGTGCTGGCCCCTGTGAACCGGGCCGGCGACCTGCACCCCGCCCGGCTGGAAAACGGTGTGACGCGGACCTCTCCCGGTTTCGCGGAGGCCTATCGCGCCATCGCCGAGGGCGGCTGGATCGGCATTTCCGCAACGTCCGAGCATGGCGGCATGGATCTGCCCCTGTCGCTGGCCACCTGCGTAAATGACATGATGGCCGCCGCCTGTCTGTCGCTGTCGTTGAATCCGCTGATGAGCCAAGGTCAGATCGAGGCGCTGGAGCATCATGCCTCCGACGCGCTGAAAGAGCTTTACCTGCCCAAGCTGATCTCCGGCGAATGGTGCGGCACCATGAACCTGACTGAGCCGCAAGCCGGATCGGATGTCGGCGCGCTGACCACCCGCGCTGTGCCCGCCGAGGATGGAACCTACCGGATCACCGGGCAGAAGATCTACATCACTTGGGGCGACAACGATTTCGCCGAAAACATCGTGCATCTGGTGCTGGCACGCCTGCCTGACGCGCCGCAGGGAACGAAGGGCATCAGCCTGTTCATCGTCCCGAAATACCTGCCCGACGCCGATGGCACACCTGGCGCGGCCAATTCCCTGCGGGTCGTCAGTCTTGAGCACAAACTTGGCCTGCACGGCTCGCCCACCGCCGTGATGGAGTATGACGGCGCAACCGGGTGGCTGGTCGGCGCAGAACATGGCGGTATGGCCGCGATGTTCACCATGATGAACAACGCGCGGCTTGGCGTAGGTGTGCAGGGCGTCGCCATCGCCGATGCCGCGACCCAGCGCGCGCTGGTCTATGCGCAGGAACGTCGGCAGGGCCGCGCAGGTGGCACCGGAACGATTATCGAGCATGCCGATGTGCGCCGGATGCTGGCGCAGATGAAGGCCGAAACCTTTGCCGCGCGGGCTATCGCGCTCAGCACCGCCGTGGCGATTGACATGGCCAATGCGACCGGCTCCGCCGACTGGTCCGCGCGGGCCGCGCTGCTGACACCGATCGCCAAGGCGCATGGCACCGATATCGGCAACGAGATGGCGCAGCTGGGCATTCAGGTGCATGGCGGCATGGGCTTCATCGAGGAAACCGGTGCCGCGCAACTGGCCCGCGATGTGCGCGTGACGTCGATCTACGAGGGCACCAACGGCATTCAGGCCATGGATCTGGTCGGACGCAAGATGATGGATGGCGGCGAGGCGGCCCTGCGCCTGCTGGACGAGGTCGAAACCCGCGCCGAAGCCGCCCGCACCGCGCTGCCCGATCTAGCTGGCCCCGTGTGGCAGGCCGCCGAAACCCTGCGTGAAAGCATCGAAAGCCTTGCGACACAGGAGCCTGCCGCGCGCATGGGGGTGGCGGTGCCGTTCCTGCGTGCCTTTGCGCGTGTGATCGGTGCCGACGCGCATCTCAGCGCCGCGATGGCCGAGCGCACGGAAGCAGGTGGTGACACCGGGCCCGGCCCGCGCCGCACGCTGGCCGCGTTCTACATCCGCCGCCTGCTGCCTGAACATGCCGCGCTGCTGGCGCAGGTGGCCGAGGGGCAAGACGGCATTGCCGCCCTTTCCCCCGAGGTGCTCGCGGGCTAG
- a CDS encoding MBL fold metallo-hydrolase — protein sequence MDAPQTPDGPAAPPAAVAPAPIRTPFPDPPAPGAAVEVAPGVLWLRVPLPNALNHVNIYALDDSDGWTVVDTGLNSSRTRALWHDIMTGPLGGRPVHRVVVTHHHPDHIGLAGWFQSVHGAELVTTRTAWLSARMLSLDVQDTPPGELLDFWRGAGMDAEIYAARLTERPLNFADILWPMPLGFTRIAEGDRITMGARDWIVRIGNGHAPEQATFWSEDGALVLGADQLLGTISPNLGVYATEPLADPVGDWLESCTRLATHATDAQLVLPGHKLPFTGLPARLNQLIDNHHQALARLVPFLAEPRTAHDCFPLLYRRRIDAGLYGLAMVEALGHLNHLLHLQLVTRTRPDPQGAWLWQATAERYPTP from the coding sequence ATGGACGCGCCCCAGACCCCCGATGGCCCGGCAGCCCCCCCGGCTGCTGTTGCCCCTGCCCCGATCCGAACCCCGTTTCCCGATCCGCCCGCCCCCGGCGCGGCGGTGGAGGTCGCGCCGGGCGTGCTGTGGCTGCGGGTGCCGCTCCCCAATGCGCTGAACCACGTCAATATCTACGCGCTGGATGACAGCGATGGCTGGACGGTCGTGGATACCGGGTTGAACAGCAGCCGCACCCGGGCGCTTTGGCATGACATCATGACCGGCCCGCTTGGCGGGCGCCCCGTGCACCGTGTGGTTGTGACGCATCATCACCCTGATCACATCGGGCTGGCGGGCTGGTTTCAGTCCGTGCACGGAGCGGAACTGGTCACCACCCGCACGGCGTGGCTGTCGGCGCGGATGTTGAGCCTCGATGTGCAGGACACCCCGCCCGGGGAGCTTCTGGATTTCTGGCGCGGGGCGGGCATGGATGCCGAAATCTACGCCGCGCGGCTGACCGAACGCCCGCTGAACTTTGCCGATATCCTTTGGCCGATGCCCCTTGGCTTTACCCGTATCGCCGAAGGGGATCGCATCACCATGGGCGCGCGCGACTGGATCGTGCGGATCGGCAATGGCCACGCGCCGGAACAAGCGACCTTCTGGTCCGAGGACGGCGCGCTGGTGCTGGGCGCGGATCAGCTTCTGGGCACGATCTCCCCCAATCTGGGCGTTTACGCGACCGAGCCGCTGGCGGACCCGGTGGGCGACTGGCTGGAAAGCTGCACCCGGCTTGCGACCCACGCGACCGACGCGCAACTGGTGTTGCCGGGGCATAAGCTACCTTTTACCGGCCTGCCTGCGCGCTTGAACCAGCTGATCGATAATCACCATCAGGCGCTGGCCCGGCTGGTGCCGTTCCTCGCCGAGCCGCGCACCGCGCATGATTGCTTCCCGTTGCTTTATCGCCGCAGGATCGACGCGGGGCTTTACGGGTTGGCCATGGTCGAGGCGCTGGGGCATCTCAACCACCTGCTGCATCTGCAACTTGTCACCCGCACCCGCCCCGATCCGCAGGGTGCATGGCTGTGGCAAGCCACCGCCGAAAGGTATCCAACACCATGA
- a CDS encoding aa3-type cytochrome c oxidase subunit IV: MAEHKHGEMDITVQEKTFATFMKMVSWGAAIAVFLLIFIYIVNG; this comes from the coding sequence ATGGCCGAACACAAGCATGGCGAAATGGACATCACCGTCCAGGAAAAGACATTCGCCACTTTCATGAAGATGGTGTCTTGGGGCGCGGCGATTGCCGTTTTCCTGCTGATCTTCATCTACATCGTCAACGGCTGA